The following coding sequences lie in one Zingiber officinale cultivar Zhangliang chromosome 2B, Zo_v1.1, whole genome shotgun sequence genomic window:
- the LOC122044954 gene encoding protein VACUOLELESS1-like: MAAVSVAGEWQLLYNRFYRKLTIYSMQWGRIDLSRHRVAAAPFGGPVAAIRDDSKIVQLYAESARRKLLIFNAAGRPLASAVWDRPGGRLVGMAWTDDQVLVCVVQDGTVYSYNVHAELCAPQFSLGKECFEQGVVECVFWGNGMVCITEGFQIFCVPDFKNPVPCKLADPGIEEYPLCVAVIEPQYTMSGNVEVLLGVGDHVLIVEEDGVQQLGVGVGPFQKMAVSQNGKYLATFTHDGRLLVILTDFSRIIFEYPCESSLPPEQIAWCGLDSVLLYWDEKELLMVGPNGTPVSYMYDEPIRLIPECDGVRILSNSSMEFLQRVPDSTVSIFQVGSTLPAALLYDALEHFDRRSAKADENLRLIRSSLAEAVEACIDAAGHEFDLSRQRTLLRAASYGRAFCSQFTRDRFQEMCKILRVLNAVRDHEIGIPLSIQQYKLLTAPVLTGRLINANHHLVALRISQYLSLNPEVVIMHWACAKITASSAIQDSSLLEILLDKIKLCKGISYAAIASHADNSGRRKLAAMIVDHEPRSSKQVPLLLSIQEEDSALVKAIDSGDTDLVYLVLFHIWQKKPALDFFGTINARPLARDLFITYSRSYKHEFLKDFFLSTGRLPEVAILLLKESWKLEKNPMASKGSPLHGPRIRLIEQAQKLFSETKEHNFEAKAAEEHAKLLRLQHDLEVSTKQAIFVDSSISDTIRTCIVLGNHREAARVRAEFKVSEKRWYWLKAFALATVRDWDALEKFSKEKRPPGGYKPFVEACIDADEKAEAVKYIPKLTEPRERSEAYARIGMAKEAAEAASQAKDSEELFGRLKLTLAQNTSASSILDTLRDRLSFQGVY; the protein is encoded by the exons ATGGCGGCCGTCTCCGTCGCCGGGGAGTGGCAGCTCCTGTACAACCGCTTCTACCGCAAGCTCACCATCTACTCCATGCAGTGGGGTCGAATCGACCTCTCCCGCCACCGCGTCGCAGCCGCCCCTTTCGGTGGCCCCGTCGCTGCTATCCGCGACGACTCCAAGATCGTTCAGCTCTACGCCGAGTCCGCTCGCCGCAAACTCCTTATCTTCAACGCCGCCGGCCGCCCCCTCGCCTCCGCGGTATGGGACCGCCCCGGCGGGCGCCTCGTTGGAATGGCCTGGACCGACGATCAGGTACTCGTTTGTGTCGTCCAGGATGGTACCGTCTACTCTTACAATGTCCACGCCGAGCTTTGCGCTCCGCAGTTCTCCTTGGGAAAGGAGTGTTTCGAGCAGGGCGTTGTCGAGTGCGTTTTCTGGGGCAACGGCATGGTGTGCATTACGGAGGGGTTTCAAATCTTCTGCGTCCCCGATTTCAAGAATCCGGTCCCGTGCAAGCTTGCTGATCCGGGAATCGAAGAGTACCCACTGTGCGTGGCCGTGATCGAGCCGCAGTACACCATGTCTGGAAACGTGGAAGTGCTGCTTGGTGTAGGGGATCACGTGCTGATAGTGGAAGAGGATGGGGTGCAGCAGCTTGGGGTCGGCGTGGGGCCTTTCCAGAAGATGGCCGTCTCTCAGAATGGGAAGTATCTTGCAACATTCACGCACGATGGACGTCTGCTGGTCATCCTGACGGACTTCTCTAGGATAATCTTTGAATATCCTTGCGAG TCTTCATTGCCTCCAGAGCAGATAGCTTGGTGTGGGTTAGATAGTGTGCTGCTCTATTGGGATGAAAAGGAGCTTCTTATGGTGGGTCCTAATGGAACTCCAGTGAGTTATATGTATGATGAACCCATAAGACTCATTCCTGAATGTGATGGCGTGAGGATTCTGTCAAATTCAAGCATGGAGTTTCTTCAGCGAGTTCCTGACTCTACTGTTTCCATCTTTCAAGTTGGTAGCACATTACCAGCAGCTCTGCTATACGATGCCCTGGAGCACTTTGATAGGCGCAGTGCTAAG GCTGATGAAAATTTAAGATTGATTCGCTCCTCATTGGCCGAGGCAGTTGAGGCCTGTATTGATGCTGCTGGGCATGAATTTGATCTTTCACGGCAAAGGACATTGTTGAGAGCTGCTAGCTATGGTCGAGCTTTTTGCAG TCAGTTTACACGAGATCGTTTCCAAGAAATGTGTAAAATACTAAGAGTACTAAATGCTGTCCGCGACCATGAAATTGGAATCCCTCTCAGCATTCAGCAATACAAG TTGCTCACTGCACCAGTATTGACTGGACGCCTGATTAATGCCAATCACCATCTTGTGGCTTTGAGAATTTCACAATACCTTAGCCTAAACCCG GAGGTGGTTATAATGCATTGGGCTTGTGCAAAGATAACAGCTTCATCGGCTATTCAAGATTCTTCACTGCTGGAGATCTTGCTTGACAAG ATAAAGTTATGCAAAGGCATATCTTATGCAGCAATTGCCTCTCATGCAGACAACAGTGGGCGCAGAAAATTAGCTGCCATGATCGTTGATCATGAACCGCGTTCATCCAAGCAA GTCCCTTTATTATTGAGCATTCAAGAGGAAGACTCTGCCTTGGTGAAAGCAATTGATAGTGGTGATACTGACCTTGTTTATCTCGTTCTTTTTCATATTTGGCAGAAG AAACCAGCTTTGGACTTCTTTGGAACAATAAATGCAAGGCCTTTAGCTCGAGATTTGTTTATCACATATTCAAG GTCTTACAAACatgagttcctgaaggatttctTTCTTTCAACAGGTCGACTCCCA GAGGTAGCTATCCTTTTGCTAAAAGAATCGTGGAAATTAGAAAAGAATCCAATGGCAAGCAAAGGATCTCCTCTCCATGGTCCACGGATTAGGCTTATTGAGCAAGCTCAGAAGCTTTTCTCTGAAACCAAGGAACATAACTTTGAAGCAAAAGCTGCAGAAGAGCATGCAAAGCTGCTGAG ATTGCAGCACGACTTGGAAGTTTCCACGAAACAGGCAATATTTGTTGACTCTAGCATCAGTGATACGATACGAACATGCATTGTGCTGGGAAATCATAGGGAGGCAGCAAGAGTAAGGGCAGAATTTAAG GTTTCTGAAAAAAGATGGTACTGGCTAAAAGCATTTGCACTCGCTACAGTTAGAGACTGGGATGCTCTAGAAAAGTTTTCAAAGGAGAAAAGGCCACCTGGCG GTTATAAACCGTTTGTGGAAGCATGTATTGATGCTGATGAGAAAGCTGAAGCCGTCAAGTACATTCCAAAACTTACAGAGCCAAGAGAAAGATCAGAG gCTTATGCACGCATTGGAATGGCTAAAGAAGCTGCTGAAGCTGCTTCTCAAGCTAAAGACAGCGAAGAACTATTTGGGCGCCTCAAGCTCACACTGGCACAAAATACGTCTGCTTCATCCATTTTAGACACCTTGAGGGATCGATTATCCTTCCAAGGAGTCTATTAG